Within Raineyella sp. W15-4, the genomic segment TCCCCCAGAAGCTCCACACGGAGTCGCCGCCGTACGAGGGTGCGGCCAGCCGGACCACCGGATACTGCCGGTGCGCCCGGGTGTCGACCTGGTACTTCACCGCGAGCGGCTCGGCGACACCGGTGGCCCGGATGTGCTGCACCGAACGGGTGAAGTAGTCCCGTTCGGCCGGGTCGGCCGGGTCGAGGAAGCCGGTGGCGAGCACGATCAGCCAGTCCGAGGAGTAGTACCCGCCGCGGATCGCCTCCGGCGACAGGTCCTCCAGGAAATGACCCTGCTCCGGCAGCCAGAAGGTCGCCAGGATCCGCCGCTTCAGCGCAGCCTGGGCCGCCTCGTCGACGGGCACCAGACCGAGCCGGCCGGCGAGCTGGGTGGTCTTCCACAGGATCACGTTGTCGTAGAAGGCCGACGCCCGGCGGGTGATGTCCTTGGCCCCGGACAGCGGCCGGTCGGTGCGCACCAGCCCGGTCGCCGGATCGAGGACGGTCTCCCGGTAGGTCGCGTAGTGCCGGGCCAGCGCCGGCCCATAGCAGGCCATCAGGTCCGCGGCGGCCTCCCCGGTGGCCAGTTCGTGGCGGTCGGCGCCGTACGCCACCGGCCGGGCCGGCTCGATCCCGGCCAGTGCGGCCACGGCGTAGAGCATGCCGTAGAGGGTGTCGGAGGGGTAGGCGTAGATGTCGACGCAGGTCGCCGCGCGCGGCCCGGTCGCCACGATCGTGGTGGTCAGCTCCGGCTGCCGGGCGAACACCCCGAGCGCGTAGCCGACGGTCTGCAGGTACACCAGCTGGCGGGCCTGCCAGTCCGACTCGTCGCCCGGGATGGCGCGGTCGAGCATCGGATAGTAGAAGACCCCCAGGTTGCGGACGAACAGCGCGCTGAACTGGTCGCCGGAGATGAGCAGCAGCCGTTCGGGGTCGAACCGCAGCGCATGGATGTCGCTGATCACCCCGTCCACGGTCGTCGCGCCGGACCGCGGGCTGGTGAGGTAGCGCGTCCGCAGCACGTTCACCGCGCAGGTGTAGTAGGCCAGCGCCCGCCACAGCGGATGCTGCCGCAGCACCAGCCGGTCGTTGTGGTCCACTGTCTCCAGCCGCCCGCCGACGAACCGCGCCGTGTAGGTGTTGCGGACGATCGTGAAGCGGGAGAACGGGTTGGTGACGTACGCGAACGCCACCGATCCTGCGGCGAGGATACTGGACCCCGCGGCCAGGAGCCGGACGGGCAGACGGAACACTGTTGGGGACCCCACGGTGACGGAGACGGACGGCGACAGACTCCAGGGTACGGCCCTTCCGGCCCGCGGCGGGCAGGCCCGGCGGGCCGCGCCGGAGTCCGGGACCGGCGGACCGGCGCTCGCCGGGGACGGTCGACGGATTTCGGTCCGGGCCGTTCCCCTGAGAGAATGGCCCGTCACCGGAACGCCCCCTACCGGGACGGGACGGGACTGACACCGCACTGTCGTACGAACCGAGGGCACGTGACCGATGAACCGCTCGACCCGGCACGGGTCCGTGGCGCGCTCGACAGCCCGACGCTGAAGCTGCTGTCGGCGCACACCGCGTGGTGGGTGCTGCCGCTGTTCTCGGAGCATCTGGAGCCCGCGCAGGGGCCGGTCTCCGCGGCGTGGTTCCACCGGCGGGTCGCCGAGGCGCTCCAGGCGCTCGGGCTGCCGGACAGCCCGACCCCCGCCGAACACTGCCGCAAGTGGGTCGACCAGGACCACTGGCTGGTCCGCAGCCGTGACGCCGACGACGGCCGGCTGCTCTACGAGCTGTCCGACAATGCGCTGCGGGCGATCCAGATCGTCCGCGACACGTCGGGGGAGTCGTCCACCGTGTCGGACTCCCGGCTCGGTTCGATCACCGACGCGGTGCGCCGGCTGGCCGACATGGCCAGCCCCGACATCGCCGCCCACATCGCCCGGATCGACGCCCGGATCGCCGAGCTGGAGGAGCGCCGTGCGGCGCTGCGGGCCGGCGACATACGTCCCGCCACCGACGAGGAGATGCGCCGGCAGTTCGACGAGGTGCGTCGGCTGCTCGCCTCGCTGCCGGCCGACTTCCGGGCGCTGACCACGATGATCGAACGGCGCCACCACGCCGTGGCCGCCGGCATCTCCAGCACCGGCACGCCGAAGGGGGCGGCCGTCGAGGAGTTCCTGCACGAGCACGACCTGCTCGCCCAGACCCCGGAGGGCCGCGCCTACCGGGGCTTCTCCGACCTGCTGGTCTCCCGGGAGGCGGAGTCGCTGCGGGGCGACATCGATCTGATCCTCGACCAGGACGCCGCCGCCACCGCGCTGGGTGACGGGGACCGGGCCGCGCTGCGGACGCTGATGTCCACCCTGCTGGAGGAGGAGCACGAGGTGGAGGCCGCCTACACGCGGTGGACCGCGTCGCTGCGGCGCTTCCTCACCCGGTCGTCGGGCGGGCGTCACCAGCGGCTGCTCACCCTGGTCGACCAGGTGCTCGAGGCGGGCGACGCGCTGAGCGCTCGGCCCGGGCGCCCGATGATCGACGACGTGCTGGGCGTCGGCACCCTCGACGTCCGCGACATGTCGCAGGCGGCGCTGTGGCAGCCGAGCCAGGAAGTGAAGGCCCAGCCGCTGCGCCCCCTCAGCCCCACCGGGATGCTGCCGGAGGACCGCGAGCTGATGATGATCCAGGCCGGCACCTCGACCCGTGCGGTCGCGGCCACGGTGAACGACCTGGTCACCGCCGGGCCGACCACCGGCGCGAGCGTGTTCGCCGCCACTCCCGAGGCCTGCCGGCGGCTGGTGGTGCTGCTCGGCGTGCTGGACCTCGGGCTGGCGCACGGCCGGGTCGAGGACGGCGCGACCGAGCGCGTCACCCTGGTCACCCCCGGCGGCCGGGAACGCACCGTCCTGGTCCCGCTGGTGCATTTCGACCGACCCCTCCCGATCAAGGACGGTGGCAATGACTGACCCGCAGACCCAGGACGCGTTCGGTTCCCGTCCCGAGGCGTACGCCGAGGACGCGTTCGGCGCCGCCCCCGACCCGGAAGTGCTGCCGGACCCGGCGCGCCGGGCGCTGGCGACGCTGCTGACCTCCCGGTTCATCACCCGCGGCGGGCACGCCGCGGCCTGGGAGGGGCTGATCGACCACGAGCCGCGGATCCGTGCCCGGCTGGCGGACATGTTCCTCGAGCTGGTCATCGACCACGACCACGAGGTCGCGTTCAAACGCCAGGTGGACGACCCGGATGCGCCGGTGGTGCTGCGCCGGGAGAAGCCGCTCGGCAAGGACGCGACGCTGCTGCTGGTCCACCTGCGCCAGTTGCACGCGTTCACCGACGCGTCCGACGCCGCGGTGGCGATCACGGCGAGCGAGGCGACCGATTTCCTGGCCCGGTTCCGCGATCCGAATGACACCGACGAGGCGGGCTTCCAGCGGGATGTCGAGACGGCGCTGCGCGGGGTCGAACGGCTGGGGCTGATCCGCCCCGACCCGGACGTCCCGGACACCTGGATCGTCTCCCCGGCGGTCGTCGCCCTGGTGACACCCGACCGGCTGGCGGCGATCCGGGACCAGCTGCAGGGCCTCGCGGGCGGCGAGCCGGCGGCGGGGGCGCGGCCGGCCGGGTCGGACGGGGACGAGGACACTGACCCGGCAGGAGCCGAGGACGGAGGGGACGCATGACCGAGGACGAGTTGCTCGCCGACGGCCCGGACCAGTGGCGGATCAGCGCGGTCCAGGTGGTGAACTGGGGCGGCTACGGCGGCCACCACATCATGCACGTCCGCCGCGACGGGACGGCGATCCTCGGGCCCACCGGGATGGGCAAGTCGACCATCCTCGACGCGATGTCCGCGGTGATGATGCCCAATCCACCGGCCTTCAACCGGGCCGCCCGCGACGACGGTGGCAAGCGGTCGGAGCGTACGGTCTACTCGTACGCCCGGGGCAAGATCGACGACGTGCTGGCCGCCGACGGCCGGACGACCCGCACCCAGTACCTGCGGCCGCCGGGGGAGCGGCCCTTCCCGTCGGCCGCCGCGATCACCTGGACCAACGGGCTGGACGAGCACATCACCGGCGCCCGGGTGGTCTGGGTCGGGGCGGACGCCGCGGCGAACGCCGAGCTCAACACCACCACCCGCTACCTGCTGGTCCGCGGGCCGTTCGACCTGTCGCGGCTCAACGAGGCGATCGACCAGCCGCTGCGAGGCAGCCGCACCTGGCCGCTCGACACCAACGCGCTCAAGCGGCTGCTCAACCCCAACCGCGACCTGGTCACCTCCTCCCAGCCGGAGTTCGAGAAGGAGATGTGCCGGCTGCTCGGCATCGGCCGCAGCGACGAGTCGTCCCGGCGGGCCCTCGAGCTGCTCCGCAACGCCCAGGCGTCCAAGGGCATCTTCTCGATCAACGCGCTGTTCAAGGACTTCGTCCTGGACCGGCCGCTGGCCCTGGAACGCTGGGAGACCGCGTTGGCCACCTATCGCGAGGCGGCCCAGCTCTACGACGTCTTCGAGGACGCCCGGACCCGCTTCGAGGTGCTGCGGGAGGTGCCCGCGCTGGCCGAGCGCTACCGGTCCGCGATGGCCGACTCGGCCACCGAGTGGCGGCTGCTCGGCCCGGCCGGAGTGGGCCCCGACGGCGCAGCCGGGGCCGGCGACGCGTCGGAGTGGGCGGAGGACGCCGACGACCGTCCCAGCCCGCTGGAGCTGTGGAACGCCGAACACCTGCTGGAGTGGGCCGCGGCCCGGATCGACGACAACCGCAGCCGGGCCACCGAGCTGGGAGCGGTCGCCAAGCAGCACGACGCCGAGGCGATCGCCGCCCGTGACGAGGAGGAGGCGCTCACCCAGCGCTACTACGCCAAGGGCGGCGGCGACTCCGAGGATCTGGTCCGGCGCCGGCAGCAGGCCGCCGCCGACCTGGCCGAGCGCACCGCGGCCCGGCAGGCGTACGTCGACCGGGCCCGGTGGCAGGGCTTCGAGGAGCCGGCCGACGAGCCGGCCTTCGCGACGCTGGTCCAGGCCATCCACGAGCGGCTGCGCGGGCTGCCCGGCCAGGACGCCGAGTGGAAGACCGCTTCCTACGATGCCGCCTCCGCCCGCGGCCGGGCCCGCGACGAGCTGAGCGCGACGGCCGACGAGATCGCCTCGCTGAAGCGTCGCCGGTCGAACGTGCCGGCCGAGGCCGACCGGGCCCGCCGGGAGATCGCCGAGGCCTGCGGGATCGACCCGGCCCGGTTGCCCTATGTCGGGGAACTGCTGGAGGTCCGGCCCGAGGAGCGTCGGTGGGCCACCGCCGTCGACCGGGTGCTCGGCCAGCTGGCGCAGAACATCATCGTCGCCCCCGACGACTGGCGGACCGTCACCCGCTACGTCAACGACCACCGGATGCGCGGCCGGGTGGTGCTGTTGCCGGCCCGGCCGGCGCACAACGCGACGCCGCGCGTGCTGCCCGACTCGGTGCCGGCCAAGCTGCGGCTGGACGAGTCCGGGCCGTACGCCGAGTGGCTGCTCGACCACCTGGTCGGTGGCTACTCGGTGCTCTGCGTGGAGGACGCCGCCGGGCTGGACGCCCCGCGCCCCGCCGGCTACACCGGGGCGGTCACCGTCGCCGGCATGCGGACCGCCGCCCAGGGCCGGGTGATCAAGGACGACCGCAAGCTGCCGTCCTGGCTGGGCCTCGACAACGCGGCCACCATCGCCTCCCTGGAGGAGAGGGTCGAAGGGCTGCGCGTCGCGATCGGCCGCTACAACGCCGAGCTGGAGGACCTCGACAAGCGGCGCCGCGAGGGCATCGACGTGGCCGGCGAGCTGCGCTGGCTGTCCGAGCAGACCTGGGCGTCGATCGACGTCGCCTCCGCCCGGGCCGCCGAGGCGCACGCCGCCGAGCTGCTCGGCCGGTTCACCCACGGCCACCGCACCCTCGACTCGCTGAAGGCCGAACGGGCCGCGGCCCGGGACCGCTACGTCACCCACACCACCGCCGCCGCCAGGGCCCGCGAGCAGCGCGCCGGGCTGGACGAGGAGTGGGGCGCCCTGGTCGACCTGCAGGACGAGATGTCCGACATCGCCTCCCGTGGGACGCTGACCGAGGCGGACCGTACGACGCTGGGCCGCCTCGGCTTCCCGGAGCCGGAGAACGCCGCCCGGGCCCGCGGCACTCTGGCGATCAGCGCCGAGCGGCTGCGGGCACTGGCCCACGAGCACACCGGTGCGGTGGAGCTGGCCGAGACCGCCCTGGTCGGCATCTTCCGCGAGTATCTGCGGGTCGACCCGCGCGCCGAGATCGACGAGACGATCGCCTCGCTGCCCGCGGTGGAGGCGATCCTGGCCGACCTGGAGTCCGACGACCTGCCCCGTGCCCGGGCCGAGTGGCTGGCCAAGACCCGCGAGGACATGCAGCGCAGCCTGCGGACGCTGCTGGTGCAGATCGAGGAGGACCGCCGCTCGATCCGCGACGGCCTGCTGCCGGTCAACCGGGCGCTGGCGGGTGTCGAGTTCCGGGACGGCTCCCGGCTGCAGATCGAGGACCGGCCGATCCCGACCGCCGACCTGGACGACTTCCGGGCGACGATCACCCGCTACACCACCGTCGGGACGACCGACCTGGACGAGACCGTGACCGAACAGCTGTTCGTGGCGATGCGCCGCGACCTGGCCCGGCTCGACGAGCAGTCGACCACCGCCGAGGCGTGGCGGCGACGGGTGTTCGACGCCCGCGAGCACGTCGAGTTCCGGGCCGTCGAGCACCGGCCCGACGCCGAACCGATCGTCCACGACGGCGTCTCGGGCAAGTCGGGCGGCGAGGGGCAGGAGCTGATCGCCTTCATCCTCGGCGCCGCGCTGCGCTACCAGCTCGGCGACGGCACCGACCAGGCGCCCCGGTTCGCGCCGATCGTGCTGGACGAGGGCTTCGTCAAGGCCGACTCCGAGTACACCGGCCGCGCCCTGCACGCGCTGCAGAGCCTCGGCTTCCAGCTGGTCATCGGGGCGCCGCGGGACAAGGCGGCCGCCTTCGAGGACTACGTCGGGTCGATCGTCTACGTCAACCGCAATCCGGAGCGCGCCGGTGAGGTCCGGCTGTACGAGTTCGCCATCGACTGATTCCGGGCCTGCGGGCTGGTCCTGCGGACCGGGCCTGCGGCAGGATCGGAACTGCCGGATCGGCAGTGCCCGTGTCCGTCGTCAGTCAGTACCGTCGCCAGGAAGTGAGCCCGTCATGACCGCGCCCGAGAACATCCTCGTCGAGACCCGGGGCCGGGTGGGCCTCATCACCCTGAACCGGCCCAAGGCCCTGAACGCCCTCAATGCCGCCACGATGCGCGAGGTGGTGGACGCCGCCCGCGCTTTCGACGCCGACGAGGCGATCGGCTGCCTCGTCATCACCGGGTCGGAGCGCGCCTTCGCGGCCGGGGCCGACATCAAGGAGATGGCCTCCCGCTCGGCGACCGAGATGTTCCTCGCCGACTGGTTCGCCGACTGGGAGGAGCTGACCCGGGTCCGTACGCCGATCATCGCGGCGGTGTCCGGCTACGCACTCGGCGGCGGCTGTGAGCTGGCGCTGATGTGTGACACGGTGATCGCCTCCGACACCGCCCGGTTCGGCCAGCCGGAGATCAACCTCGGCGTGCTGCCCGGCATGGGAGGCTCGCAGCGGCTCACCCGCGCCGTCGGCAAGGCCAAGGCGATGGACATGGTGCTGACCGGCCGGATGATGGACGCCGAGGAGGCCGAGCGGGCCGGGCTGATCAGCCGGATCGTGCCTGCCGTGAACCTGCTCGACGCGGCGCTCGAGATGGCCGGCACCATCGCTCGGAGGTCCCGGGTCGCCACCCTGCTGGCCAAGGAGGCCGTCAACACCGCGTTCGAGACCACCCTGCAGCAGGGCGTACGCCACGAACGACGACTCTTCGACATGGCTTTCGCCTCCGCCGACCAGACCGAGGGGATGGCCGCCTTCGTCGAGAAGCGTGACCCGGTCTTCCGGCACCGCTGAGCGGCGCAGGCCGCAGCGGCGGCGCCCGGGCCGGCTCCCCGGCGCCGCCTGTTCCGGCCGGGTAACAGTCGCGTTGCGCGCGAGGACAGAAATCTGAGCGACCCGGTGGTGTAACACGAACGCATGAATCGCCTCCTAGCGTTCCGGGCATCCGCAGGCCCACCTTCGCCTGTCGGCCCGAAATGGGAGGAACCTACTGTGACCAGACGACGTCGCTTCCTTGCGATGGGGATCTCCGGCCTGGTGATCGCCTCGCTGAGCCTCACCGCCTGCGGTACCCGGGCGAACACCGCTTCCGGCAACCCCAGTGCCACGAAAATCGTCAAGATCGGTGTCATCGCACCGCTGTCGGGCAACCTGTCCTCGATGGGCACCGGCATCCAGAACTCCGTCGATCTTGCCGTCAAGCAGGCCAACGCCAGTGGTGCGCTGCCCGGCTGGACGATCCAGATCGACGCCCAGGACGACCAGGCGTCGCCCGACGTCGGCAAGAACGCCGCGACGAAGCTGGCCGGCGACAAGGACGTCGTCGCCGTCGTCGGGCCGCTGAACTCGTCGGTCGGCCAGGCGATCCAGCCGATCCTCGATCCGTCGAACATCTCGTTGGTGTCGCCGGCCAACACCAGCCCGACCCTCACCCGTGGCGCGGACGCCTCGACCAACCCGAAGCGTACGTACGCCAGCTACTTCCGCACCTGCACCACCGATGCCATCCAGGGCCCGTTCGCCGCCCAGTACCTGCTCGACCAGGGCATCAAGCAGGTCGCGACCGTCCACGACAAGAAGGCGTACGGCCA encodes:
- a CDS encoding DUF3375 family protein, producing the protein MTDEPLDPARVRGALDSPTLKLLSAHTAWWVLPLFSEHLEPAQGPVSAAWFHRRVAEALQALGLPDSPTPAEHCRKWVDQDHWLVRSRDADDGRLLYELSDNALRAIQIVRDTSGESSTVSDSRLGSITDAVRRLADMASPDIAAHIARIDARIAELEERRAALRAGDIRPATDEEMRRQFDEVRRLLASLPADFRALTTMIERRHHAVAAGISSTGTPKGAAVEEFLHEHDLLAQTPEGRAYRGFSDLLVSREAESLRGDIDLILDQDAAATALGDGDRAALRTLMSTLLEEEHEVEAAYTRWTASLRRFLTRSSGGRHQRLLTLVDQVLEAGDALSARPGRPMIDDVLGVGTLDVRDMSQAALWQPSQEVKAQPLRPLSPTGMLPEDRELMMIQAGTSTRAVAATVNDLVTAGPTTGASVFAATPEACRRLVVLLGVLDLGLAHGRVEDGATERVTLVTPGGRERTVLVPLVHFDRPLPIKDGGND
- a CDS encoding DUF4194 domain-containing protein, which encodes MTDPQTQDAFGSRPEAYAEDAFGAAPDPEVLPDPARRALATLLTSRFITRGGHAAAWEGLIDHEPRIRARLADMFLELVIDHDHEVAFKRQVDDPDAPVVLRREKPLGKDATLLLVHLRQLHAFTDASDAAVAITASEATDFLARFRDPNDTDEAGFQRDVETALRGVERLGLIRPDPDVPDTWIVSPAVVALVTPDRLAAIRDQLQGLAGGEPAAGARPAGSDGDEDTDPAGAEDGGDA
- a CDS encoding ATP-binding protein, producing the protein MTEDELLADGPDQWRISAVQVVNWGGYGGHHIMHVRRDGTAILGPTGMGKSTILDAMSAVMMPNPPAFNRAARDDGGKRSERTVYSYARGKIDDVLAADGRTTRTQYLRPPGERPFPSAAAITWTNGLDEHITGARVVWVGADAAANAELNTTTRYLLVRGPFDLSRLNEAIDQPLRGSRTWPLDTNALKRLLNPNRDLVTSSQPEFEKEMCRLLGIGRSDESSRRALELLRNAQASKGIFSINALFKDFVLDRPLALERWETALATYREAAQLYDVFEDARTRFEVLREVPALAERYRSAMADSATEWRLLGPAGVGPDGAAGAGDASEWAEDADDRPSPLELWNAEHLLEWAAARIDDNRSRATELGAVAKQHDAEAIAARDEEEALTQRYYAKGGGDSEDLVRRRQQAAADLAERTAARQAYVDRARWQGFEEPADEPAFATLVQAIHERLRGLPGQDAEWKTASYDAASARGRARDELSATADEIASLKRRRSNVPAEADRARREIAEACGIDPARLPYVGELLEVRPEERRWATAVDRVLGQLAQNIIVAPDDWRTVTRYVNDHRMRGRVVLLPARPAHNATPRVLPDSVPAKLRLDESGPYAEWLLDHLVGGYSVLCVEDAAGLDAPRPAGYTGAVTVAGMRTAAQGRVIKDDRKLPSWLGLDNAATIASLEERVEGLRVAIGRYNAELEDLDKRRREGIDVAGELRWLSEQTWASIDVASARAAEAHAAELLGRFTHGHRTLDSLKAERAAARDRYVTHTTAAARAREQRAGLDEEWGALVDLQDEMSDIASRGTLTEADRTTLGRLGFPEPENAARARGTLAISAERLRALAHEHTGAVELAETALVGIFREYLRVDPRAEIDETIASLPAVEAILADLESDDLPRARAEWLAKTREDMQRSLRTLLVQIEEDRRSIRDGLLPVNRALAGVEFRDGSRLQIEDRPIPTADLDDFRATITRYTTVGTTDLDETVTEQLFVAMRRDLARLDEQSTTAEAWRRRVFDAREHVEFRAVEHRPDAEPIVHDGVSGKSGGEGQELIAFILGAALRYQLGDGTDQAPRFAPIVLDEGFVKADSEYTGRALHALQSLGFQLVIGAPRDKAAAFEDYVGSIVYVNRNPERAGEVRLYEFAID
- a CDS encoding enoyl-CoA hydratase → MTAPENILVETRGRVGLITLNRPKALNALNAATMREVVDAARAFDADEAIGCLVITGSERAFAAGADIKEMASRSATEMFLADWFADWEELTRVRTPIIAAVSGYALGGGCELALMCDTVIASDTARFGQPEINLGVLPGMGGSQRLTRAVGKAKAMDMVLTGRMMDAEEAERAGLISRIVPAVNLLDAALEMAGTIARRSRVATLLAKEAVNTAFETTLQQGVRHERRLFDMAFASADQTEGMAAFVEKRDPVFRHR